The DNA window TTTCAGGCACGTGTGTCGTGGATCCAGTTCACTTTTATTTGCTCAAGTATGTGCAATACAGACATTGTCCCACCTGCAAGTTTTAGAGCCTGATAGAAACTtaacattttttgcatttttgcaaaAAATTTCATCTCATGTGTATCTCTGTTCTCTATCCTTAGTGCTGTGCATGTGGACTAGTGTTGAGTCCTGGTCTTACGTCTACTCAAACAAATCAATGAAATGGGATGATGCACGTAATTGGTGCAAGGAGAACTACACAGACATGGTGGCCATCCAGAACCGGGAGGAGATCGAGCATCTTAACAACTGGCTGCCCAAAAAAAAGGGCTACTACTGGATAGGGATCCGTAAGATCAATGATGTCTGGACCTGGGTAGGAACCAACAAAACTCTGACAGAAGAAGCGACGAACTGGGCAGAAGGAGAACCAAACAATGGCAAAACTGGACAAAGTCGAGGAGTCAGTGAGGACTGTGTGGAGATGTACATTAAACGAGACCAAAATCCAGGCACGTGGAATGACGAGAGgtgtatgaaaaaaaagactgcTCTCTGCTACACAGGTAAGCAACAGTTTGGGGCTTATATGCTTTATTTTAGCTGCCTTAGATTTGTTATTCTGGTTCATTATTATCAAGGTGATCTACTGATAAAACATTTAGAAATAGTTTATTTGATATATTATTTTACTATGATTAGCAAGGCTTATGAAAGCATATCTGTTTTTTCCAGCGGCTTGTAAGATTGACTCCTGTTTGCATGGAGAGTGTGTTGAAACCATCAACAGCCACAAATGTGATTGCTTTGAAGGGTTTTTTGGAGACAAGTGTGGTCAAGGTGAGAAAACTAAATGACAGCGTAgtttaaatacatattttaagTCATGTAAAGGATTTGATATCtaattgtgtgttttatttgttgtcaGTTGTGCAGTGTAACAAAAGTGAGGTGATTGTGCCAGATAAAGGACATGTAAATTGCTCTCACAAGCATGGCAATTTCACATATGACTCGTTGTGCCAGTATTCCTGTGAGGAAGGATACAAGCTGAGTGTGCAGACTCCTCTGAGGTGCACGGGGTCAGGAAAATGGTCAGATAAGCACCCTTCATGTGAATGTGAGTTGGAAATCTGCAGTAACAAGATAAATGAACAGATGAGACATTAACCAGTAGCTACTACAATTCTGAGATGCTATATTTTATTGATTGTTATTACTACACAGTGATGGAGTCATGGGCTGATGTTTTTTCTCCTGTTGTCTACAGTGATTCAGTGTGAGAAGATGTCAGAGCCTACACATGGATCCATGAAATGCTCCGATCCTCTGGGCTCATTCAGCTATCAGTCCACCTGTACTTTTACCTGTGATGAAGGTTATGTTCTGTCTGGATCTCCATCTCTGCAGTGTGAATCATCAGGAAATTGGAATGCATCCCAGCCATACTGTGTTGGTACGGCCACATGTTTTTACCTTTCATCattgtgtagtttttgttattTGGGGAATGATTTGCATGatgattaaaataaaagctttaattTAACTCCTTCTGTTGCCTCTCTCTTTTGTAGCTGTCCAGTGCCCTGCTCTGCAAAACTTGACAAATGGCTTTGTCAGCTGTGGAGAAGATGCTGATATGAGGTTCAGCTACAAAAACACCTGCAGCTTCAGTTGTGACCAAGGTTACCATTTAGTGGGAGCCAGTAGAGTGACCTGCACATCAGGAGGTACATGGAATCAGCAGATTCCTCACTGTGAAGGTAAGAGAACACTAAAGGTATAACCCACCCATCTTCTATATAATGAGGACACATtcaataaaatacacatttttgtgTGTTAGCCATCCTTTGCCAGAATCCAGAGAGAGAAGCTCCCCTCATCATGCAGTGCAGTGAATCTGTGACCGAACTGCGACCAAActccacctgcagcttcagcTGTGAAGAAGGTTTTGAACTGCAGGGAGCAAACACCATCAAGTGTTCTGAGGACGGACAGTGGAATAAAATCATACCTACATGCAAAGGTCTGAAAGCCTAATTATATCAATATTTACTACAAACAGTGTAGTAGCACTTTTATTTTAAGTCTGTTTAACTATGATATATTTTATTGATCtccttctgtttctcttttgtaGCAAAAGGATGTCCTGCTCCAGAGGTCCCAACAAATGGTCAGATAAGCTGCAGCCCTTCTCTTAGTCATGAGACACCCCATCCACTTGGCATGCTTTGTAATTTTACATGTGATGAAGGACATGAGCTGCAAGGTGCACACAGCATGGAGTGTACACATCCAGGCCAATGGACCTCCAGATCACCAACCTGCACAGGTATATGTGAACCCATTTTACTTGGATTACTTGTAGTTCACAACTTCATTTGCTTATTGACACAAAGGTGAgatcacttttttaaaatatatgatATCTTCCTGTCCTTTACAACAGTTGTTCAATGCCCGTTGCTTGAGGCTCCTGAAAACGGTCACATCAATTGCTCCAGCACTGAATCAGTTTACAACTCTCAGTGCTCCTTCACCTGTGACCAAGACTACTCATTAGAAGGACATGAGCTGCTGACATGTGATCATCATGGCAACTGGACTAGAGAGAAACCCACCTGTCAAGGTAAATGAGCAACAACAGAACAAGGGGAACAAGAAGTTAAAATGCATAAACTTTCAAATTTCAGTTCAAAGTTTCACACTATTCACATTTCACCGTGTTTCCACAGCTCCTGCTCCAATTACTGCAGTTACCGCTGGTGTGGCAACAGGGGGCACTGCCTTGTTATCTGGTGTCTCTATGGCTATGTGGGTCTTGAAAAAACTTAAGAAGAATGTAACCAAATTCGACCTGAGCAGGTTAGAGAAGGATTAACCATTTTaatcatctttatttttaagtttattgAAATTTCAGTGctaattttctctcttttattaCAGCAGCACTGAGTCTCCCTCACAGAGCTACAAAAACAGCATTGACAGCCTAATATAGGAATCTCTCACATTCTTAATAAACAAATATGGATACTGTAAATTTTTTACCACATTCATGCAAAACATattgattgatatacctttattagtcccacaaggggaaatttcatatTATGTGCACTAGTATAACACACTAATCAGGCAAAGACAATGTAAGAAAAAGAGCTTATTTCGACACATCCACTGAGTCATTGTATCCCTTTGTAAACTGTAAAAAGATCTGTGATTGCTCTGAAATGTTGTTTCAACATGTATTTCCTCCCAGTGGGAGTTTTATATTGAACATATTGTTCTACAACTTCATGAAAATGCTGGAAAAATGTGGCTATTCCTGTTACTGTAAACGTCACATAACATGTAAGCTGCCATTTCACTGCATACCCGTGAATTCTTTTTAGTGTTTCTGTggtatttattttctaaaagaaAATTGTGCGTTGAATGTTTATTCAGGCGTTTGCTTGTACaaagctatatttttatttactgagtTACTGTAACACTTTAAAACATGAAAGTTTTGTATCTCGTATATGCTGGAAATGTTCTCATGTACACACAAAACGAAtaaatattgtttaaaaaaatttgaTTTTGGCACTTCCATGTTTTGTTATAATGACCAATAAAAATATTCCATTAGTTTTGTCACCACAATGATAGAAATGCTTAGCCAAGCAGGGTCTGAAGCAGTCTGCTTTCATAACTTGACTCATCAATTCTGCACGACATGCACCGATTCTCACAGTTTTAGCAATGACCTTCTGCCACCATGACTTTTTTTAGAGGTTGAGAAAGAACCTCTTTTGAAAGCTGCCTGGACCTTTTGTCTCTCCAGCAACCTTTCCATCATAAAGGACATGACAAAGCACAATAAAATTGAAAAGTGAGAGGTAGGAAGGAAAAGCTATATTTCTGGGTATTCTatccattgtttgttttaattgagTGTCATTTGTGCAAGCACTTTCGTGGGACAGGAAAGGATCAGATATCTTACATAAGGCTGAATATGACAACATGTTGTGAACATCGAGTTATTCTATGCTAAGGTTGCCCTGAATGTAAAAATGAGAGCTTACAAAAACCTGGCAATGACCCTTAGATGCACTGAATGGACGCACAATTATTTTTTCTGCTGCGGCACTTTCTTATCTTATGTTTGGGTTGTTCAGATAAGCAAAGATTTAacttcagcagcagcttctgtcAAACAACATAACATCTGAGTAAATGAGACCTTTTCtcatcagtcatttttaatgataatATGCATCATAATGGATGTAAATATATCCACCTTTCACCTTGGGTAGGCAACAGATTAATAATATAGGATGAGATTGATATCAATTATTGATATTATCTTTGGGTTTTAGATTTAATGCTAGCAAAATGTGTGACTGATGTCATGGAACATGCAACACTGTTACATGTTATAATCATCACACTATGAATTATTCTGAATGTTTTCAGATAATTCTTTGGATGAGACTACTGTCTGCTGGATACATCATGACTCCAGCAAGACAATGAACTGGACCCAGGCCAGACAGTGGTGCCAGGCCAGATTCACAGACTGATGTTGAAACCAAGAGGAGGATGACTGTCTGGTCTCTATCCTGCTGCAAAGGATATTTTCTCCCTGTATTTCTGGATTCCACTCcccaaaaaaacacaagagtGAAATTTGGACACAGTTTGAGAATAACAGCAGGCGGATCGGTAATGATTCATCAGCAACAAATGAGCCAAATAGCCAcagcgggtttttttttttttttttttttagatgtaaACTAACTCAGGACGAAACTGAGGAAAATGGAATGATGGGAAATGCAGCAATTTAACATCAAGTGGTGAAgattattttaaagtttgataTTTCCTATACAACATTTTGCACCATTTTAAATCCTGTTcttattttgttgattttgaaatattttaaattgttatatGATCGTCATAATATCACTTTCATTGAACATTTATATTTGTATAATTATTTGTCACATCTTTAACTGCTGTAACTATTAAATTTACCAACTTTGGGATTTATTAAGAATATCATATCTTCTCCTGAACTTGATTCTTTTGTATGCAGCTTGGCAAAGGATAAGGCTGTTATCTGAAAAAAGGACTAACAGGAAATATTATTTTGGTAGTAATAACAAGCATTTTAATCATGCTTTGTTTGGGGGGGTTCATAATTGCCCAggttgtaagaaaaaaaaaaaggcaaacaggTGAGCAGATGGCTATTAGAATGGGCAAAGAATAACAACTCAAAGTTATTAGTAATTTATTATTAGTAAAGGACAGTATAAACTGAGGAAACTACCACAGTTAGTTAAGTCAGGTAATCCTGGCATATTTATACAtccttatacacacactttCAGATGtctgaatgtttttaaaatatttctttccaCACAACATGCTCTACATATTTCACTAACTTATACTTTTCAtcattaaaacactgaaattagttttttgtttttttacataattTTAACATACCTGAATACCCATGCAGGGCTGATGAGTGAATACAAATTCTCCTCATTGAACTTATGCATTCACTTCATTTAAAGATATTGATAAATACTTCTGACTAAGGCTGACTGTTCAGtgctgttagtttttttttacatctctgGTACACTGATTCTACTTCTAGTGACTCAGTATGAGATATTATTACCACTGACTAGAACAGCAATAATATTGCTAAGAGATTCAGTGCAAGTTTATGGCAAAACAGGTCCAAAATAATCCATTGCTCTATTTACTCTTCACAAGAAAGAAATATGCGCATGAAAAGTAAGTTTTGAAATTCTTGTACCCGACAATTTCACTGTAACCAaaggcctccacagtcaccagttCTCAATTCCAAAGAGCACATTTGAGAGAGAGttacatcatggatgtgcagctgacaagtCTCCAGCAACTGGGTGACGACATCCTTTTGATATGGACAAAGTTTTCTGAggaatgtcacatttgacctatTGCGTAAATTTAACTTTATAATTGTGTGGGTTTATCGTCAGAATGTGATTCATACATTTGTACTGTATTCCTTTACTATAATCTCACATGAAATGAGTCATAAGGACTTACTGaagtgtgtatgcatgtgtctgtgtgaggatgTGTGTATATGAGTGAAAGCCTTCCTGAAAGGAAGCTATGGCCAATATGATAACACAAAATTTACCAGTGGCTCAATTCTAGAAGGATAAATAATGTTCTTTATCAATTTACAAATACGTGTAAATGTAGTGACAATAATGAGTAACTAAAGACAGATAAGACAATATTACTCATCCTTATTTATAGAAACAGATACAACATATTCAAAAGTAGTAATTACTGAACATTAAGGAACCACGCAGGATTACTCTGATAATTCATTCTGAATAACTCTGACTTTTCTAACATGATAGATAACTCTTTGAGAGATGAATTATTACAACTTATTCATTAtgaataatatttatttttctccttccATGATTCATTCCTGTTTTATCTAAATGGCATATACCAGTATCCATGCAACAGTTACAAATATTCTATCTGTGGTTCATCTTTATGTGCAccacaaatacataaataaatacatcagtTGTGATacattgtaaaaaacaaacaaacaaaaaaaccccatcacaAATAACAACATTTGATGTTTTCCCAGTCTCCCAGTCTGTTCCCCGGTACCTCATAATATCCACCCATTTATAATTAGATTATTACTAATATGTCCCTCGCTTGTTCATGACAAACTTCGGTGTCTTTGTTTAACCTGAAAAAGAtcacaaatatttttataaaccTGAGCCAAAGACCTGACCTTTTTCTCTAATGAATATATTTCCCCTGTCTTTTAATCATGCAAACCATTTCCACATCAAGATCAATGCTCTACTCACTGTTTCCATCCCTGTGGGTCTAAAGGTTTCCTCTCTGTGCAGTTGACCCAGATCCAAACTGTTTTGGCAAGCTTTTGCACACTGAAAATCATCCCGTTCCTCTGTTTCAACATAAGACAACACAAAACCAACAGTTTTATAAACTGATATTTCAGATGTCAAAATTACAAACACAATTCTGACTACTTATCATAGTTACACAGTGTTAACCTTTGAAACACATCAACTTGTAGTAGTAGATTTAACTGCAGCCACATCACTCATACCCTTCAGGTAGAACTCAACCTGTAAGTTCAGGTATGATGAACTGATTCGGTAGGACCAGATAATCTGTGAACACAGCTAGCAGCCAGTGTTGCAGCATATAAAGTTATCAATACTTATATTGACTGAATTTATCTGAATTTGTTtaaattaatttcatttaatgcttttttGATGATGACGGACAATAGAGGTTTCCTTTtcgtcttttttctttcttacggGAAATGATCCTGAAGTCTTCTGTGGAATTCAGCATTGGGAAATATTGGGGGAAATTCCGCTGAAAGGCTCCAGGCTTCCTGTAGGAGGATGGAGTAATATATAAGAGGAGGCAGTCCAGTGGATCACACTCAGAATCATTTTATTCTTAAATATACTGAGGCTGAAGGATCAACAATCTTCTGTAGGCTATCAGGCATATTAGTTAACATGGTGAGTAGAAGGATTACTAATTTAAATATCAATCTTTTCAGAGAACATTATTTCACTTTTATCTTATATTTAATGATGATAGCATGCTGTAAATTTATTTTAACttgttttgtgattttattttcatagGATTCCTCCTTTGGACTGCTTAAGACCTGGGGATATAAGAACTCTGCTTCAGGGATGAATTTCACCTTTATTTGCTTAGGTATTGAAATTTGATGCAAGCAGAAACATCAGTGTAACTCTTGCAAGTTTTACAACCAAACAGAAATTCTTAAAATCCATCCTCCAATCCAGCCACATATGCATCTAATATGTATCTGTTCTCTATCCTTAGTGCTGTGCATGTGGACTAGTGTAGAGTCCTGGTCTTACTTCTACTCGGACAACCCAATGACATGGGATGATGCACGAAGCTGGTGCCAGGAACACTACACAGACATGGTGGCCATTCAGAACCAGGAAGAGATCAAGCATCTTAATAGCTGGCTGCCCAAGAAAAATGGCTACTACTGGATTGGGATTCGTAAGATCAATAATGTCTGGACCTGGGTAGGAACCAACAAGCCTCTGACAAAAGAAGCAACCAACTGGGCAGAAGGAGAACCGAACAATGGTGAGAGTGAAATAAATTCAAAGATCAGTGAGGATTGTGTGGAGATGTACATTAAAAGAGATAAAGAACCAGGCAAGTGGAATGACGAGAGATGTACAAAATCAAAGACTGCTCTGTGCTACACAGGTGAGCAAAAGTTTGAGACTAACATACTAGAGCAGATTAaaaatttaatattatttatttgacaCATTATTTTACTATAATAGGTAAAATTTCTAAAAGCATATCTGTTTTTTCCAGCGGCTTGTAAGAATGACTCCTGTTTGCATGGAGAGTGTGTTGAAACCATCAACAGCCACAAATGTGATTGCTTTGAAGGGTTTTTTGGAGACAAGTGTGACCAaggtaagaaaacaaaatgacagcgtagtttaaatacatattttaagTCATGTAAAGGATTTGATATCtaattgtgtgttttatttgttgtcaGTTGTGCAGTGTAACAAAAGTGAGGTGATTGTGCCAGATAAAGGACATGTAAATTGCTCTCACAAGCATGGCAATTTCACCTATGACTCGTTGTGCCAGTATTCCTGTGAGGAAGGATACAAGCTGAGTGTGCAGACTCCTCTGAGGTGCACGGGGTCAGGAAAATGGTCAGATAAGCACCCTTCATGTGAATGTGAGTTGGAAATCTGCAGTAACAAGATAAATGAACAGATGAGACATTAACCAGTAGCTACTACAATTCTGAGATGCTATATTTTATTGATTGTTATTACTACACAGTGATGGAGTCATGGGCTGATGTTTTTTCTCCTGTTGTCTACAGTGATTCAGTGTGAGAAGATGTCAGAGCCTACACATGGATCCATGAAATGCTCCGATCCTCTGGGCTCATTCAGCTATCAGTCCACCTGTACTTTTACCTGTGATGAAGGTTATGTACTGTCTGGCTCTCCATCTCTGCAATGTGAATCATCAGGAAATTGGAATGCATCCCAGCCATACTGTGTTGGTACGGCCACATGTTTTTACCTTTCATCattgtgtagtttttgttattTGGGGGATGATTTGCATGATGATTATAATAAAAGCTTTAATTTAACTCCTTCTGTTGCCTCTCTCTTTTGTAGCTGTCCAGTGCCCTGCTCTGCAAAACTTGACAAATGGCTTTGTCAGCTGTGGAGAAGATGCTGATATGAGGTTCAGCTACAAAAACACCTGCAGCTTCAGTTGTGACCAAGGTTACCATTTAGTGGGAGCCAGTAGAGTGACCTGCACATCAGGAGGTACATGGAATCAGCAGATTCCTCACTGTGAAGGTAAGAGAACACTAAAGGTATAACCCACCCATCGTCTATATAATGAGGACACATtcaataaaatacacatttttgtgTGTTAGCCATCCTTTGCCAGAATCCAGAGAGAGAAGCTCCCCTCATCATGCAGTGCAGTGAATCTGTGACCGAACTGCGACCAAActccacctgcagcttcagcTGTGAAGAAGGTTTTGAACTGCAGGGAGCAAACACCATCAAGTGTTCTGAGGACGGACAGTGGAATAAAATCATACCTACATGCAAAGGTCTGAAAGCCTAATTATATCAATATTTACTACAAACAGTGTAGTAGCACTTTTATTTTAAGTCTGTTTAACTATGATATATTTTATTGatctccttctgtttttcttttgtagcAAAAGGATGTCCTGCTCCAGAGGTCCCAACAAATGGTCAGATAAGCTGCAGCCCTTCTCTTAGTCATGAGACACCCCATCCACTTGGCATGCTTTGTAATTTTACATGTGATGAAGGACATGAGCTGCAAGGTGCACACAGCATGGAGTGTACACATCCAGGCCAATGGACCTCCAGATCACCAACCTGCACAGGTATATGTGAACCCATTTTACTTGGATTACTTGTAGTTCACAACTTCATTTGCTTATTGACACAAAGGTGAgatcacttttttaaaatatatgatATCTTCCTGTCCTTTACAACAGCTGTTCAATGCCCGTTGCTTGAGGCTCCTGAAAACGGTCACATCAGTTGCTCCAGCACTGAATCAGTTTACAACTCTCAGTGCTCCTTCACCTGTGACCAAGACTACTCATTAgaaggacctgagctgctgacATGTGATCATCATGGCAACTGGACTGGAGAGAAACCCACCTGTCAAGGTAAATGAGCAACAACAGATCAAATGGTACACGAAATGTAAATGTGAACACTTACAAATTCCTGTTCAAAAGTTCACATTATTCACATCTCACAATGTTTCCACAGCTCCTGCTCCAGTTACTTCAATTACGCTTGGTGTGGCAACAGGGGGCACTGCCTTGTTCTCTGGTGTGTCTATGGTTATATGGCTcttgaaaaagatgaagaagaaagctGACGCATATGAGCTGAGCAGGTTAGAGAAGGATTCACctcttttgtttcctttatCTTTCTGTTAAGGTTTGTTGAATTTGTATACttatcctctcctctctttttttttacagcaactCTGACATAGAGTCTTCCCCACAGAGCTACAAAAACAGCACTGACAGCCTAATATAGAAGACACTTCTATTCTTCTAAGACAGCTACAGACAGCTCTATATTTCAACACAGAAATGCAAAAAGTACATATCATATGCACTAGCATAACAGACGGGGAAAAACAGGCATACTAAATGTGACAAGGAGTGACATTAGAATTTTCCTGAAACTTTAAAAAGATCTGCAATTGCTCTgaaatgttgttacaacatgtATCTCCTCCAGAATGGAATTTCATATTGAACATATTGTTCTACAACTTCATGAAAATGCTGGAAAGGTGGCAGATTCATGTCACCGTAAATGTTACATAATGTTATGTGTGAATTGTCATTTAGCTGCACAAATGTGAataatattatatgtatttatttattatttattttagaataggatattttgaattgaatttttattttaatgtttatatgtataaagttgtgttttcttttaccaTCACTGTGTTTTCTTATACTATGAAATTTTACAGTTGATGTTTTATGAAATTCTGGAATATATGCAAACCGAATAAACCTTTTtggaaaaaatataaagaaaaatttCAAGAACTTTGTTTGCTGTTGGCACATTCGCTTTTCTTCATCaggactaataataataattcagctGTGTCACCACATTGCTGCAAATGCCTAGCCAAGCAGGATCTATTCCAGGCTCATGTGGAGCCAGAATTTAAACCTGACCCATCAGTTCTGCCCATCATCAACCTAATCTTGCAGTTTCACAATGACCTTCTGCCACCGTGTGTTTTTTTAAGGGCTACACAAGAACGTCTTTTGAAAATGCTCAAACCTCTCACTTCTCCTTCATAAAGGTCATTAGCAGTTATTCAAGGAAGGAAGAACTGTATTCCTGGGTATTTCATTTCCCCATTGctcattgtttgttttaatgaacTGATTGTTATCTGTGCAAGCACTTTAGTGGTACAGGAAAAGGACCTAATATCTTACATAAGGCTGAAGGTGACAACATATGCCTTGTATTGTTATGAACATCCAGTTATTGTATGATAATATTTACCTGAATAGTAAAAGGGAAACTTTCAAAAGCCTGACACGGattttttaattgtgtttaaCGAACGCACACTTATTTTACTGCTGTAAcacctttttgttttatatttgagtTGATTAGAAAAGCAAAGGTTTAACTGAAGTAGCAGCTTGTGTTTACAGGTTCAGAGAGCATTTTATGATGTTATTACAACATCAATTCTGGGTAAGTCAGGATTTTCttattcagtcattttcatCATGATCTTCATTGTTGCTTATGAGAAGTACTGCTAGCCTTaactattattgttattttttacttgtgcagtaaaaaatacatatacatatatatacatatatacatatatatatatatatatatatgtatatatatgtatatatacatatatatacatatatacatatatacatatatatatatatatatatatatgtatatatatgtatatatatatatatatatatatatacatatataca is part of the Pelmatolapia mariae isolate MD_Pm_ZW linkage group LG23, Pm_UMD_F_2, whole genome shotgun sequence genome and encodes:
- the LOC134620547 gene encoding E-selectin-like isoform X1 — protein: MELCYGLFQARVSWIQFTFICSMLCMWTSVESWSYVYSNKSMKWDDARNWCKENYTDMVAIQNREEIEHLNNWLPKKKGYYWIGIRKINDVWTWVGTNKTLTEEATNWAEGEPNNGKTGQSRGVSEDCVEMYIKRDQNPGTWNDERCMKKKTALCYTAACKIDSCLHGECVETINSHKCDCFEGFFGDKCGQVVQCNKSEVIVPDKGHVNCSHKHGNFTYDSLCQYSCEEGYKLSVQTPLRCTGSGKWSDKHPSCELIQCEKMSEPTHGSMKCSDPLGSFSYQSTCTFTCDEGYVLSGSPSLQCESSGNWNASQPYCVAVQCPALQNLTNGFVSCGEDADMRFSYKNTCSFSCDQGYHLVGASRVTCTSGGTWNQQIPHCEAILCQNPEREAPLIMQCSESVTELRPNSTCSFSCEEGFELQGANTIKCSEDGQWNKIIPTCKAKGCPAPEVPTNGQISCSPSLSHETPHPLGMLCNFTCDEGHELQGAHSMECTHPGQWTSRSPTCTVVQCPLLEAPENGHINCSSTESVYNSQCSFTCDQDYSLEGHELLTCDHHGNWTREKPTCQAPAPITAVTAGVATGGTALLSGVSMAMWVLKKLKKNVTKFDLSSSTESPSQSYKNSIDSLI
- the LOC134620547 gene encoding E-selectin-like isoform X2, which encodes MELCYGLFQARVSWIQFTFICSMLCMWTSVESWSYVYSNKSMKWDDARNWCKENYTDMVAIQNREEIEHLNNWLPKKKGYYWIGIRKINDVWTWVGTNKTLTEEATNWAEGEPNNGKTGQSRGVSEDCVEMYIKRDQNPGTWNDERCMKKKTALCYTAACKIDSCLHGECVETINSHKCDCFEGFFGDKCGQVVQCNKSEVIVPDKGHVNCSHKHGNFTYDSLCQYSCEEGYKLSVQTPLRCTGSGKWSDKHPSCELIQCEKMSEPTHGSMKCSDPLGSFSYQSTCTFTCDEGYVLSGSPSLQCESSGNWNASQPYCVAVQCPALQNLTNGFVSCGEDADMRFSYKNTCSFSCDQGYHLVGASRVTCTSGGTWNQQIPHCEAILCQNPEREAPLIMQCSESVTELRPNSTCSFSCEEGFELQGANTIKCSEDGQWNKIIPTCKAKGCPAPEVPTNGQISCSPSLSHETPHPLGMLCNFTCDEGHELQGAHSMECTHPGQWTSRSPTCTVVQCPLLEAPENGHINCSSTESVYNSQCSFTCDQDYSLEGHELLTCDHHGNWTREKPTCQAPAPITAVTAGVATGGTALLSGVSMAMWVLKKLKKNVTKFDLSSTESPSQSYKNSIDSLI
- the LOC134620603 gene encoding E-selectin-like, giving the protein MDSSFGLLKTWGYKNSASGMNFTFICLVLCMWTSVESWSYFYSDNPMTWDDARSWCQEHYTDMVAIQNQEEIKHLNSWLPKKNGYYWIGIRKINNVWTWVGTNKPLTKEATNWAEGEPNNGESEINSKISEDCVEMYIKRDKEPGKWNDERCTKSKTALCYTAACKNDSCLHGECVETINSHKCDCFEGFFGDKCDQVVQCNKSEVIVPDKGHVNCSHKHGNFTYDSLCQYSCEEGYKLSVQTPLRCTGSGKWSDKHPSCELIQCEKMSEPTHGSMKCSDPLGSFSYQSTCTFTCDEGYVLSGSPSLQCESSGNWNASQPYCVAVQCPALQNLTNGFVSCGEDADMRFSYKNTCSFSCDQGYHLVGASRVTCTSGGTWNQQIPHCEAILCQNPEREAPLIMQCSESVTELRPNSTCSFSCEEGFELQGANTIKCSEDGQWNKIIPTCKAKGCPAPEVPTNGQISCSPSLSHETPHPLGMLCNFTCDEGHELQGAHSMECTHPGQWTSRSPTCTAVQCPLLEAPENGHISCSSTESVYNSQCSFTCDQDYSLEGPELLTCDHHGNWTGEKPTCQAPAPVTSITLGVATGGTALFSGVSMVIWLLKKMKKKADAYELSSNSDIESSPQSYKNSTDSLI